In one Asterias amurensis chromosome 9, ASM3211899v1 genomic region, the following are encoded:
- the LOC139941746 gene encoding microfibril-associated glycoprotein 4-like: protein MKNFTIILLSSFPLVVMTFLQNNGEFNHVFFPAVNQEFPKSTIKTNTTRSHVTCARDCSMTSQCVSFNFHQESHLCQLNNASREQYPQDLIKSRGSVYFDTNKGTAGLSIQVFKSCKKLLESGYERSSEYTIFPNGFQKGLKVYCDMENDGGGWIVIQRRQDGTVDFYRDWETYKAGFGNLSNEFWIGNENLRKLSELTGWWTLRVNLLDWVNNTAWVEYGEFGLTTFSYRLHLEAYNDTSSLDTSLNFHKNKYFSTFDRENDSRDEENCAKTYQGGWWYGNCLIACFNGQYYEQPRVPYRRGIHWGTWKGNYITAKESIMKIK from the coding sequence ATGAAGAATTTCACCATCATTCTCCTGTCTTCATTCCCACTGGTTGTTATGACCTTCCTCCAAAACAATGGTGAGTTTAACCATGTATTTTTCCCCGCGGTTAATCAAGAATTTCCGAAGAGTACTATTAAAACGAACACCACAAGATCTCATGTAACTTGCGCACGCGACTGCTCTATGACATCGCAGTGTGTCTCCTTTAACTTTCATCAAGAAAGTCATCTCTGTCAACTGAACAATGCATCAAGAGAGCAGTATCCTCAAGATTTGATCAAGAGTCGCGGGAGTGTCTACTTTGATACCAATAAAGGCACAGCTGGGTTATCCATTCAAGTATTCAAAAGTTGCAAGAAGCTTTTAGAGTCTGGATACGAGAGGAGCAGCGAGTACACCATCTTTCCTAATGGTTTTCAGAAGGGTCTGAAGGTCTATTGCGATATGGAGAATGACGGCGGGGGATGGATCGTCATCCAGAGGCGACAAGACGGTACCGTGGATTTCTACCGCGACTGGGAGACCTACAAGGCTGGTTTCGGAAACCTCTCCAATGAATTCTGGATTGGAAACGAGAACTTGCGCAAACTCAGCGAATTGACGGGATGGTGGACACTCAGAGTGAATTTACTGGATTGGGTAAATAACACGGCCTGGGTAGAGTATGGCGAGTTTGGTTTGACAACCTTCTCCTACAGGCTTCATCTTGAAGCTTATAACGATACAAGCTCACTGGACACGTCACTCAACTTTCACAAGAACAAGTATTTTTCCACCTTTGATAGAGAAAACGACTCCAGAGATGAAGAAAACTGTGCCAAAACTTATCAAGGTGGTTGGTGGTATGGGAACTGTTTGATAGCATGCTTCAACGGCCAATACTACGAGCAGCCCAGAGTGCCATACCGAAGGGGAATACACTGGGGAACCTGGAAGGGCAACTATATCACCGCAAAGGAAAGCATCATGAAAATAAAGTAA